From a region of the Salvelinus fontinalis isolate EN_2023a chromosome 13, ASM2944872v1, whole genome shotgun sequence genome:
- the nrip1b gene encoding nuclear receptor-interacting protein 1 — translation MTHGEEPGPETHTDSAVLTYLEGLLMHPVASGPGATATRRSEADRGHGNQVEQVNKMARPFQLPSHGPAIVTVQKAGNGPALHHGVSQNLKKARLLRSGAWNEPGAQRLSSPPVELPSQGGGGDLQNGALEGSPHAGESTLLASLLQSFSSRLQNVAMSQQSTKPPSECSPPTEAPPAADKERLACYGMASSRLKGLMRKSKMQNHSSTPYSRRGHGHSQDRPSESPCSVQSSTPPSTPTAAAASTDAQSCAERLKAVANLVKIRSSPAPSPKPSVACSQLALLLSSEAHLQQYSREHALKVQHSGHSASERLAAMATQQTQDKRPPSVGEAPPTSTTTVTPDALSSLTAQNRTATTTLPRLALNSSSRQRSPSSLLPAHSSPCPTPLPLPLTPHTDTQTQPQTPTTEKRGFDSRPARPPQTCSSLLLLLLNNHNNQKQLTKNGHLEDDCGVLPPSRGSSVTSDSECSVQEKSLVKREESCSDAESSYSSCSPIDLSMRSRASTRAPETRPKATSPSTSVSYSSSSTAFSSSSSSAIFSSVPTVFSSSNTFSPSTVLSPSSTAFSTSSTVLSSSSTAFSSSSSSSLDKLTESLLNKWKPDPSGPKVPQVKKEIEMSPDLKSHPRVTLMQLLLERKNNDKVNKIVVDPDLQHDATLSSLSRGPLKSLAPWEEVRTQSPLDRSDLPLYSLSRDLSSTPSPYPSPHVQSSPLDLCKSKPFPAEKAADEPAFSASKLLQNLAQCGTASPSPPMVPSKVPRRELEVGGGRPLALLERLNAPIQRNTTIIPLSDRPSGSGTPSFGRRGEVSPTSSQIENLLERRTVLQLLLGASSSSASSVASATHRDRDRSGGRCSVEMAAGSCYENPPGTSVICDRSKGPSAAEFKVKTEPGEEVLGLLSSTVCQDVTSRKRRGGGGGYDDRHNPLSEPQQDLKKEPRPTEVIAKYGLLSQLLKQQSATYYTSATQPHTDRWPSPVPVKEEQRDYHQQGPSPKKRRLCSELAMSLNNGSLHRAVVDIGSSHSHNSLVQSQIQEEPDYHRGLRSPNEEEAPARSPSSEALLPRESRGFNVLKQLLLSDNCLKELSQQPRGVPSPSVPSVLQTNGKANGSVLNLNQSGYNQHDLLNLPTLPWHHPHSSLNSGPPSHLRPLPTPQTGDISQRSPWGRHTAPPPRQDSPKRYHTPVKREPESPVQWAGRDQEEEGCDLRPDSPRLTRSNPILYYMLQKGSAQLRREGRDQAEGTQGSGPGGVKVKEEPANDGHDAYEHKLSSATTTQHSSLSPPYNNNKHSHKNDRLSDSSDKW, via the coding sequence ATGACTCATGGGGAGGAGCCTGGCCCTGAGACACACACGGATTCAGCTGTTTTAACTTATCTGGAAGGTTTACTGATGCATCCCGTGGCGTCTGGGCCTGGGGCCACGGCAACCCGGAGATCAGAGGCTGACCGAGGGCACGGCAACCAGGTGGAGCAAGTCAACAAGATGGCCCGGCCCTTCCAGCTGCCCAGCCACGGTCCCGCCATCGTCACTGTTCAGAAGGCCGGGAACGGCCCTGCCCTGCACCACGGGGTCTCCCAGAACCTGAAGAAGGCCCGGCTGCTCCGCTCAGGGGCCTGGAATGAGCCTGGAGCCCAGAGGCTGAGCTCCCCCCCTGTGGAGCTGCCCAGCCAGGGGGGTGGAGGAGACCTGCAAAACGGGGCCTTGGAGGGCTCTCCTCACGCTGGGGAGAGCACCCTGCTGGCTTCCCTGCTCCAGTCCTTCAGCTCCAGACTGCAGAACGTAGCCATGTCGCAGCAGTCCACCAAACCCCCCAGCGAGTGCTCCCCACCCACCGAGGCCCCTCCTGCTGCAGACAAGGAGCGGCTCGCCTGCTACGGCATGGCTTCCAGCCGCCTTAAGGGCCTGATGAGGAAGAGCAAGATGCAGAACCACAGTAGCACGCCTTACAGCCGGCGAGGCCACGGCCATAGCCAGGACAGGCCCTCTGAGTCCCCCTGCTCGGTACAGAGCAGCACGCCTCCTTCTACCCCTACCGCTGCTGCTGCTTCCACTGATGCTCAGTCCTGTGCAGAACGGCTCAAGGCTGTGGCCAACCTGGTAAAGATCCGCTCCAGCCCCGCCCCCTCGCCCAAGCCCAGTGTGGCCTGCAGTCAGTTGGCCCTGCTGCTGTCCAGTGAGGCCCACCTGCAGCAGTACAGTAGGGAGCATGCACTCAAGGTCCAGCACTCGGGCCACTCGGCCAGCGAGAGACTGGCCGCCATGGCAACGCAGCAGACCCAGGACAAGAGGCCGCCCAGTGTGGGAGAGGCTCCgcccaccagcaccaccaccgtTACCCCAGACGCGCTAAGCTCCTTAACTGCCCAAAACAGAACAGCGACAACAACACTCCCCCGACTGGCACTAAACTCCAGCTCAAGGCAGCGGAGCCCCTCCTCCCTGCTGCCAGCTCACAGCTCACCCTGCCCCACCCCTCTTCCTCTGCCCCTCACCCCCCACACCGACACCCAGACCCAACCCCAAACCCCCACTACTGAGAAACGTGGCTTTGACTCACGCCCCGCCAGGCCCCCCCAGACCTGTAGCAGCCTGCTCCTGCTGCTcctcaacaaccacaacaaccagaAGCAGCTGACTAAGAACGGGCACCTGGAGGACGACTGTGGGGTCCTGCCCCCTAGCCGCGGCTCCTCAGTCACCTCTGACAGCGAGTGCTCCGTCCAGGAGAAGAGCCTGgtcaagagagaggagagctgcAGCGACGCAGAGAGCTCCTACTCAAGCTGTTCTCCCATTGACCTCTCTATGAGGAGCAGGGCCAGCACCAGAGCTCCAGAGACCAGGCCTAAagccacctccccctccacctctgtttcctactcttcctcttctacTGCTTTCTCCTCCAGCTCTTCTTCTGCTATCTTTTCCTCTGTCCCTACTGTTTTCTCTTCCTCCaatactttctctccctctaccgttctctccccttcctccactgctttctctacctcctctaccgttctctcctcttcctccactgctttctcttcctcctcttcctcctccttagACAAACTCACTGAGTCCCTGCTAAACAAGTGGAAGCCAGATCCCTCCGGTCCAAAGGTCCCCCAGGTTAAGAAGGAGATTGAAATGAGCCCAGACCTTAAGTCCCACCCCAGGGTCACTCTCATGCAGCTCCTTCTGGAGCGCAAGAATAACGACAAGGTAAACAAAATTGTGGTTGATCCAGATTTGCAGCATGACGCAACCCTGTCCAGTCTGTCACGGGGCCCACTTAAATCACTGGCCCCCTGGGAGGAAGTAAGGACACAGAGCCCTCTGGACAGATCAGACCTTCCATTGTACTCTCTCAGCCGAGACCTAAGCAGCACcccatcaccctacccctctccCCATGTCCAGTCCAGCCCTCTGGATCTGTGTAAGTCTAAACCCTTCCCTGCTGAGAAAGCTGCAGATGAGCCGGCGTTCAGCGCCAGTAAACTGTTACAGAACCTGGCCCAGTGCGGCACCGCCTCGCCCTCCCCACCCATGGTTCCCAGCAAAGTACCCAGACGGGAGCTGGAGGTGGGTGGTGGCAGGCCTCTGGCTCTGCTGGAGAGGCTCAATGCCCCCATCCAGAGGAACACAACAATTATCCCCCTCTCAGACAGGCCCTCGGGCAGCGGCACACCTTCGTTCGGTCGCCGTGGGGAGGTGTCGCCCACCTCGTCCCAGATCGAGAACCTTTTGGAGCGTCGCACAGTACTGCAGCTCCTGCTGGGAGCGagctcctcctctgcctcctccgtGGCCTCAGccacccacagagacagagacaggtccGGTGGGAGGTGCAGTGTGGAGATGGCAGCGGGGAGCTGCTATGAGAACCCCCCTGGCACCTCTGTCATCTGTGACAGATCCAAGGGGCCCTCCGCAGCAGAATTCAAGGTTAAAACTGAACCGGGGGAAGAGGTCCTAGGCCTGTTGTCCTCTACAGTGTGTCAGGATGTGACGAGcagaaagagaaggggaggaggaggagggtatgaCGACAGGCACAACCCACTCTCTGAACCCCAGCAGGACCTAAAAAAAGAGCCCCGGCCCACAGAGGTCATTGCTAAATATGGCCTCCTCAGCCAGCTCCTAAAACAGCAGAGTGCTACCTACTACACCAGCgctacacagccacacacagatcGCTGGCCCAGCCCTGTCCCTGtgaaggaggagcagagagactaCCACCAACAGGGGCCCAGCCCTAAAAAGAGACGGCTCTGCTCAGAGCTGGCTATGAGCCTGAACAATGGCAGCCTTCATAGGGCCGTGGTGGACATTGGAAGCAGCCACAGCCACAACAGCCTGGTCCAAAGCCAGATACAGGAGGAGCCTGATTACCACAGGGGCCTCAGGAGCCCTAATGAGGAGGAGGCCCCAGCCAGGAGCCCCAGCAGTGAAGCTCTCCTCCCCAGGGAGAGCCGGGGCTTCAACGTGCTCAAACAACTGCTCCTGTCTGACAATTGTCTGAAGGAGCTGTCTCAGCAGCCCCGGGGAGTCCCCAGcccctctgtcccctctgtgTTGCAGACAAATGGTAAAGCCAACGGGAGCGTCCTCAACCTCAATCAGTCAGGCTACAATCAACACGACCTCCTCAACCTGCCTACCCTGCCCTGGCACCACCCCCATAGCTCCCTCAACTCAGGGCCACCCAGCCACCTCAGACCCCTGCCCACCCCCCAGACAGGGGACATCAGTCAACGCTCCCCCTGGGGGCGacacacagcccccccaccccgTCAGGACTCGCCCAAACGGTACCACACCCCGGTGAAACGGGAGCCGGAGAGCCCGGTGCAGTGGGCAGGTCGAgaccaggaggaggagggctgtGACTTGCGCCCAGACTCCCCCCGGCTCACCCGCTCCAACCCCATCCTGTACTACATGCTGCAAAAGGGTAGCGCTCAgctgaggagggaggggagggaccaGGCGGAGGGGACCCAGGGGTCAGGGCCAGGGGGAGTGAAAGTGAAGGAGGAGCCAGCTAATGATGGCCATGATGCCTATGAACACAAACTGAGCTCTGCCACCACCACCCAGcactcctccctgtcccctccctacAATAACAACAAGCACAGCCACAAAAACGACAGGCTGAGCGACTCATCTGACAAATGGTAG